A region of Homo sapiens chromosome X, GRCh38.p14 Primary Assembly DNA encodes the following proteins:
- the PABIR3 gene encoding PABIR family member 1 isoform X11, giving the protein MDLINRETMSEWKLQSEIQISHSWEEGLKLNDNGLQKSSSLKCIDLTPVSSMASSIKKTGKQCFSPSLQTCVSCTGSPSSPIPSPMQQYIIRSQNPTNIIRPSILGPLKRKGEMAFQYQPKKIFQGTTNMLSSDTSQLSENNVYLLPATFDGNDSNAGSSGNSSAEIGTVTNSPVSPSDTGSHLF; this is encoded by the exons ATGGATTTAATAAATAGAGAAACAATGTCTGAATG GAAGCTACAAAGTGAGATACAGATAAGTCACTCTTGGGAAGAAGGCTTGAAACTG AATGACAATGGCTTACAGAAATCATCCTCTCTAAAGTGCATTGATTTAACTCCAGTATCCTCAATGGCTTCTTCCATCAAGAAGACTGGGAAG CAGTGTTTCTCTCCATCATTACAAACTTGTGTGAGTTGCACTGGTTCGCCTTCAAGTCCTATTCCCAGTCCTATGCAACAATACATCAT aagaagTCAAAATCCTACCAACATTATTAGACCAAGTATCCTTGgaccattaaaaagaaaag GTGAAATGGCATTTCAATATCAACCAAAAAAGATTTTCCAAGGCACAACCAACATGCTTTCTTCTGATACTTCCCAACTGTCAGAAAATAATGTGTA TCTACTTCCAGCTACTTTTGATGGAAACGACAGCAATGCTGGATCTTCTGGTAATTCGTCAGCTGAAATCGGCACTGTCACAAACTCTCCTGTGTCACCTTCTGATACTGGTTCTCATTTGTTCTAG